The DNA sequence GACTCGTCGGGCTAGCACTGGAAGGCAGATGGAAACCCCGGACGAGCTGAAGGAACGCCTGCACCAGCAGGGCATCGAAGTGGACGACGAGGCGGCCCGGGCCGTGCTGCGCTATGTCACGGACCAGCGCCGGGTGCTGGCCCAGGTGCTGGCCCGGCTCGGCGGCAGCGAAATCACATGAGCGCCGATCCTTGCGAGCTCTCCCTGGTTGCAGCCGTCCAGGCCGTGCGCCGTGGCACGATTTCGGCGCTGGAGCTGACCGAAGCCTGCCTGGCCCGCATCGCCGCCCGCGACGGCGAGCTCTGCGCTTTCATCACCCTCGAGCCCGAGCGCGCGCGCCAGGCAGCACTTGCCGCCGATGCCCAGCGCCAGCGTGGCGAGGCGCTGGGGCCGCTGCATGGCATACCGCTGGCGCACAAGGATCTCTTCTGCCGCGCCGGGCGCCCGACGACCTGTGGCTCGAGGCTCTGGACGGACTTCGTGCCGGACTACTCAGCCTCCCTGCTGGAGTTCCTGGAGGCGGCCGGGGCCATCGATCTCGGTTCCCTCAACATGTCGGAATTCGCCTTCCATCCCGACGGCATGAACGTGCTCAAGGGGCCGGCACGCAATCCCTGGGACCCAAGCCGCGTCGCCGGAGGCTCCTCGGGCGGCTCGGCCGCGGCCCTGGCGGCGGGCTTCGTTTTCGGATCACTGGGCTCGGACAGCGGCGGCTCGATCCGCAGCCCGGCGGCGCTCAACGGCGTGGTCGGGCTGCTGCCCAGCTTCGGCCGCCTGAGGCGCCGCGGCATGGTGGTCTCCAGCGCCTCGCTCGACGGCCCCGGACCGATGGCCCGCTCGGCCGCCGATTGCGCCCAGTTGTTTAGCGTGCTGACAGGCGCCGCGCCGGCGCCCTCGCTGGCGCTGGCCGGCCAGCGTATCGGCGTGCCGCCGGGCGCGACGCTGCAAGGACTGCCCGCTGCCCTGGGCGCAGCCCTGACCGGCGCCATCGAGACCTGGG is a window from the Alphaproteobacteria bacterium genome containing:
- a CDS encoding amidase; translation: MSADPCELSLVAAVQAVRRGTISALELTEACLARIAARDGELCAFITLEPERARQAALAADAQRQRGEALGPLHGIPLAHKDLFCRAGRPTTCGSRLWTDFVPDYSASLLEFLEAAGAIDLGSLNMSEFAFHPDGMNVLKGPARNPWDPSRVAGGSSGGSAAALAAGFVFGSLGSDSGGSIRSPAALNGVVGLLPSFGRLRRRGMVVSSASLDGPGPMARSAADCAQLFSVLTGAAPAPSLALAGQRIGVPPGATLQGLPAALGAALTGAIETWAQAGARIVEVTLPDLASLNALAGIIFACEVAATHADSLRRQAADFTPAVRQRLLIGFGFTADDYLRAVEVRSAAQAEFLARAFADVDTLLLPSAADVAPKLSEVEARAAEPVLSGAAFELATPADPSYFTRAINYLGLPALALPCGSSQDLPLGFQLVGRPLADEYLLGLGQAFEKLARISHRVTACVAPR